A stretch of Peteryoungia algae DNA encodes these proteins:
- a CDS encoding ABC transporter ATP-binding protein — MITVKAGSVTFQNVRKTFGAFTAIHDLSLTIEPGTLVTLLGPSGCGKTTTLRMLAGLEHPTSGKILIGGKDVTMLPANERDVSMVFQSYALFPHMTSLENVAYGLQSSGLAKKEAREKAEEGLKLVGLAAMGHRLPAELSGGQQQRVAVARALVLEPQVLLLDEPLSNLDARLRRRVRTEIRDLQQRLGFTAVYVTHDQDEALAVSDRIIVMKDGEIAQSGAPRELYEAPASPFIADFMGEANVLPCEVVQSDGSEVLVRVSNLEHRLQSKAGQGPAKLAVRPDSIRIGSAGADGLKGRILHSAYLGGHVEYEVETDVGTLFVIDHDVDHAHAATSDVTLAFKNRGIAVISG, encoded by the coding sequence ATGATCACCGTCAAAGCCGGATCCGTCACGTTCCAGAATGTCCGCAAGACCTTCGGTGCCTTCACCGCCATTCACGACCTTTCCCTCACCATCGAGCCGGGGACCTTGGTGACCCTGCTCGGGCCCTCCGGTTGCGGCAAGACGACAACATTGCGGATGCTGGCAGGTCTGGAACATCCGACATCCGGAAAGATCCTGATCGGTGGCAAGGATGTCACCATGCTGCCCGCCAACGAACGCGACGTCTCGATGGTCTTCCAGTCCTATGCGCTTTTTCCGCACATGACCTCGCTCGAAAACGTTGCCTATGGCCTGCAGTCGTCCGGCTTGGCCAAGAAGGAAGCGCGTGAGAAGGCCGAAGAGGGTCTCAAGCTTGTGGGCCTCGCCGCTATGGGGCACCGGCTTCCGGCAGAGCTTTCGGGTGGTCAGCAGCAGCGTGTCGCTGTCGCCCGTGCTCTGGTTCTGGAGCCGCAGGTGCTGCTGCTCGACGAGCCGCTTTCCAATCTCGATGCACGTCTGAGGCGTCGTGTCCGCACCGAAATCCGCGATCTCCAGCAGCGTCTCGGCTTTACCGCCGTCTACGTCACCCATGACCAGGACGAGGCACTCGCTGTCTCGGACCGGATCATCGTGATGAAGGACGGCGAGATCGCGCAGTCGGGTGCGCCGCGTGAACTCTACGAAGCGCCGGCCTCGCCTTTCATCGCCGATTTCATGGGGGAGGCGAATGTGCTGCCCTGCGAGGTCGTGCAGTCCGATGGCAGCGAAGTCCTGGTGCGTGTCAGCAATCTCGAGCATCGGCTGCAGTCCAAAGCGGGCCAGGGCCCAGCCAAACTTGCAGTCCGCCCCGATTCCATCCGGATCGGCTCTGCCGGCGCAGACGGCCTGAAGGGACGCATCCTTCACTCTGCCTATCTCGGCGGCCACGTCGAATACGAGGTCGAAACCGATGTCGGAACGCTTTTTGTGATCGATCACGATGTCGATCATGCCCATGCCGCCACGAGCGACGTCACACTGGCGTTCAAGAACCGTGGCATTGCCGTCATCAGCGGCTGA
- a CDS encoding inositol monophosphatase family protein, with product MTVNDTALAARFSLARTLAAEAGAMALDYFNRRDTLVIETKRDLQDVVSIADRNVETFLKTRVAEIYANDGFLGEEFGHDEGTSGFTWVVDPIDGTAPFVNGMPTWCVSVAIVRDGEPVVGVIHVPCSDELYAAALGFGATLNDQPLRLDPTRNLQNAMTGIGCNNYVTPERVGAIIAGLMERGGNFIRNGSGALMLAYVAAGRLVGYYEPHMRAWDCMAGFCLVREAGGKNLHFPGAGAEFLNGHPVLAANPSCYDELLQLHTSNL from the coding sequence ATGACGGTAAATGATACGGCGCTTGCAGCGCGTTTCTCCCTGGCCAGGACGCTGGCAGCCGAAGCGGGGGCTATGGCGCTCGACTATTTCAACCGGCGCGATACGCTGGTGATCGAAACGAAGCGCGATCTTCAGGACGTGGTGTCCATCGCCGACCGCAACGTGGAGACATTCCTCAAGACGCGTGTTGCTGAAATCTATGCGAATGACGGGTTCCTGGGAGAGGAGTTCGGCCATGACGAAGGCACCTCCGGTTTCACTTGGGTCGTTGATCCAATCGACGGCACGGCCCCCTTCGTCAACGGCATGCCCACCTGGTGTGTCTCCGTCGCCATCGTTCGCGATGGTGAACCGGTCGTCGGCGTGATCCACGTGCCCTGCTCGGATGAGCTTTACGCCGCGGCCCTCGGTTTCGGTGCGACGCTGAATGACCAGCCCCTGCGTCTCGATCCCACCCGCAATTTGCAGAATGCGATGACGGGGATCGGCTGCAACAACTACGTCACACCCGAACGCGTCGGCGCCATTATCGCCGGCCTGATGGAGCGTGGCGGCAACTTCATCCGCAACGGGTCGGGTGCACTGATGCTCGCCTATGTCGCCGCTGGTCGCCTGGTTGGGTACTATGAGCCCCACATGCGCGCCTGGGACTGTATGGCGGGTTTCTGCCTGGTGCGCGAAGCCGGCGGCAAGAACCTTCACTTCCCGGGCGCGGGCGCCGAGTTCCTGAACGGGCATCCGGTGCTCGCCGCCAACCCGTCATGTTATGACGAACTCCTGCAGCTTCACACGAGCAATCTGTGA
- a CDS encoding DMT family transporter, translating to MRNSALVAFCFLGLVWGSNFIFVKWAALHITPVQITLLRVIFGFIPVVVYALWRGDLRWSQLRHGHHFVIMALLATALYYYAFARGTVLLPSGVAGMLSGAIPLFTLVCAFLFLREEPLGRGKMAGLVLGFLGVLLVAQPWSATGQIDIDGIGWMIGGSLSVGCSFVYARKFISPLKLPAAALTTWQIGIGMVLLALVTPLQGIGAVFDDHRAAAGLILGLGLCGTGLAYVAYYHIVETLGALAASSVTYVPPVVALLIGVALVGETIPLSGYIALVSILAGVGLIQWSSVRGYRAQRL from the coding sequence ATGAGGAATTCTGCACTTGTCGCCTTCTGCTTTCTCGGGCTTGTGTGGGGGAGCAACTTCATCTTCGTCAAATGGGCGGCTCTCCATATCACGCCGGTGCAGATCACGCTGTTGCGCGTCATCTTCGGCTTCATTCCCGTCGTCGTCTACGCGCTCTGGCGGGGCGATCTGAGATGGAGCCAGCTTCGCCACGGCCACCACTTCGTCATCATGGCGCTGCTCGCAACTGCGCTCTACTACTATGCATTCGCCCGTGGAACGGTGCTTCTGCCCTCAGGTGTTGCGGGCATGCTCAGCGGGGCGATCCCTCTTTTCACGCTCGTCTGCGCCTTCCTGTTCCTGCGCGAGGAGCCGCTTGGCAGGGGAAAGATGGCAGGGTTGGTCCTCGGCTTTCTTGGCGTGCTTCTGGTCGCGCAACCGTGGTCCGCAACGGGACAGATCGACATTGACGGCATCGGCTGGATGATCGGCGGATCGCTCAGTGTCGGCTGTTCCTTCGTCTATGCACGCAAGTTCATCAGCCCGCTGAAGCTTCCGGCCGCAGCCCTGACGACATGGCAGATTGGTATCGGCATGGTGCTTCTGGCACTTGTGACACCGTTGCAGGGAATTGGCGCCGTGTTCGATGACCATCGCGCAGCCGCAGGGCTGATCCTCGGTCTTGGCCTTTGCGGCACGGGTCTGGCCTATGTCGCCTACTACCACATCGTCGAGACTCTCGGTGCGCTGGCTGCGTCCAGCGTCACTTACGTACCGCCGGTCGTGGCTCTCCTGATCGGCGTGGCGCTCGTGGGTGAGACGATCCCGCTTTCGGGATATATCGCACTTGTCTCGATTCTGGCCGGTGTCGGGCTGATCCAGTGGTCTTCAGTCCGGGGGTACAGAGCGCAACGCCTTTGA
- a CDS encoding SDR family oxidoreductase, producing the protein MSAGKVAVVVAGGSGMGAASARRLAADGFKVAILSSSGKGEALAQELGGLGVTGSNQSNDDLKRLIDGTMDRWGRIDVLVNSAGHGPRKPILEITDEDWHAGIDVYFLNAVRPTRLVTPIMQRQKSGSIINISTTWAFEPSAMFPTSAVARAGLASFSKVFADTYAAEGIRMNNVLPGWIDSLPATEERRDSVPMKRYGTSEEIAATVSFLASDGAAYITGQNIRVDGGVTRSV; encoded by the coding sequence ATGTCTGCAGGAAAAGTGGCGGTGGTGGTTGCTGGCGGCTCCGGTATGGGGGCGGCATCAGCCCGACGTCTGGCCGCTGATGGGTTCAAAGTGGCCATCCTGTCGTCGTCGGGCAAGGGCGAAGCGCTGGCGCAGGAACTCGGCGGCCTGGGAGTTACGGGTTCGAACCAGTCGAACGACGACCTCAAGCGGCTGATCGACGGCACCATGGACCGTTGGGGCCGCATCGATGTTCTGGTCAACAGTGCCGGCCACGGCCCGAGGAAGCCGATCCTCGAAATCACCGACGAGGACTGGCATGCCGGGATCGATGTCTACTTCCTGAACGCGGTGCGTCCGACCAGATTGGTGACGCCTATCATGCAGCGCCAGAAATCCGGCTCCATCATCAACATTTCCACCACCTGGGCGTTCGAGCCGAGCGCGATGTTTCCGACATCCGCCGTCGCCCGGGCGGGCCTTGCCTCCTTCTCCAAGGTGTTTGCCGACACCTATGCCGCAGAAGGCATCCGCATGAACAATGTCCTGCCGGGCTGGATCGACAGCCTTCCGGCCACCGAGGAACGGCGCGACAGCGTGCCGATGAAGCGCTACGGCACAAGCGAGGAGATTGCGGCGACCGTTTCGTTCCTCGCCTCGGATGGTGCGGCCTACATCACCGGCCAGAACATTCGTGTCGATGGCGGCGTGACGAGGTCCGTATAA
- the gcvA gene encoding transcriptional regulator GcvA, translating to MADDTRRLPPLNALRAFEAASRHLNFRLAAEELGVTQGAVAQQVRGLEAVLGLKLFDRRARTIALTEPGRSYVSNISRAFELISDATDALKPEPRHLTISVTPTFASRWLIPRLPDFTEAHPDIDLRILATDRISNFQTDAVDLAVRYGRPPFGPGLVADLLFEQVLVAVASPLLIDKLGPPNDLDNLRHYALLHDSHDLWPQYLEAAFPTGSVATGKNIRFNQTSLAIEAAVAGQGLALASLFFVRHDLESRRLVQPLKEELRVGADFYLVSPRKPRYPAAVREVREWMNARR from the coding sequence ATGGCTGACGATACAAGGCGGCTTCCTCCCCTCAATGCGCTCCGGGCCTTCGAAGCGGCATCGCGACATCTGAACTTTCGGCTAGCTGCTGAAGAACTCGGGGTGACGCAAGGCGCGGTGGCCCAGCAGGTCCGCGGTCTTGAAGCGGTCCTGGGGCTGAAACTCTTCGACCGCCGTGCAAGGACAATCGCGCTTACCGAACCGGGGAGAAGCTACGTCAGCAATATCAGCCGTGCTTTCGAGCTGATCTCTGACGCGACCGACGCTCTGAAGCCTGAACCCCGCCACCTGACCATCAGCGTCACACCAACCTTTGCATCGCGCTGGCTGATCCCGCGATTGCCGGACTTCACGGAAGCGCACCCCGATATCGACCTGCGAATCCTCGCGACGGATCGGATCTCCAATTTCCAGACGGATGCGGTAGATCTGGCCGTGCGCTACGGCCGGCCGCCTTTCGGCCCAGGCCTCGTTGCCGACCTTCTGTTCGAGCAGGTGCTCGTTGCGGTAGCCAGTCCGCTGCTGATCGACAAGCTGGGACCACCCAATGATCTCGACAACCTCAGGCACTATGCGCTCTTGCATGATTCCCATGATCTTTGGCCGCAATATCTGGAGGCCGCCTTTCCGACTGGTTCGGTCGCAACGGGCAAGAACATCCGGTTCAACCAGACCTCTTTGGCCATTGAGGCGGCAGTGGCCGGACAGGGCCTTGCTCTCGCCAGCCTCTTTTTCGTGAGGCATGACCTGGAGTCGCGTCGCCTTGTCCAGCCGCTGAAGGAAGAGTTGAGGGTCGGCGCGGATTTCTATCTCGTTTCCCCGCGAAAACCCCGTTATCCGGCGGCGGTCCGGGAGGTTCGAGAGTGGATGAACGCACGCCGTTGA
- a CDS encoding Gfo/Idh/MocA family protein: MRMRWALIGASTIARQYMVGAIRAGHGEISHVLSASAERAGTFAAAHHIPNFGSDLEEILADPDIDAVYISTTNEKHLSQAFAAVKAVKHVLCEKPLALTLEDAVAMVRAADEAGVVFATNHHLRCSGSHRAVRALIASGRIGRVLSLRLHHAVHLPPHLQGWRINAPDAGGGVIPDITVHDADVARFLLGEDPVAVVAQMASSGLGEGVEDSAMSVWTMPSGAMVMSHESFTHPFAGSGLEVHGTDGSIFARDVMTQNPIGLVDLVTASGREAIEFEKHDLYEEGVRRFHAAVAGEGEPAATGLDGVKSLAVALAVRDAAIRGVRVDVNYGGLV; encoded by the coding sequence ATGCGAATGCGGTGGGCGTTGATCGGAGCCAGCACAATTGCGCGTCAGTACATGGTCGGCGCCATTCGCGCTGGGCATGGCGAGATATCGCATGTGTTGAGCGCATCGGCGGAGAGGGCCGGAACCTTTGCCGCTGCGCATCACATCCCGAACTTCGGAAGTGATCTGGAGGAGATTCTTGCAGATCCAGACATCGACGCAGTCTACATTTCCACCACCAACGAAAAGCATCTGTCTCAGGCCTTCGCAGCCGTGAAGGCCGTCAAGCATGTGCTGTGCGAGAAGCCCCTGGCGCTCACGCTGGAGGATGCGGTTGCCATGGTGCGCGCCGCTGACGAAGCAGGGGTTGTCTTCGCGACGAACCACCACCTGCGTTGCTCAGGAAGTCATCGTGCCGTGCGTGCGCTGATCGCGTCCGGCAGGATCGGCCGGGTGCTTTCCCTGCGCCTGCATCATGCCGTCCATTTACCGCCGCATCTTCAAGGGTGGCGCATCAACGCTCCGGATGCCGGCGGCGGGGTCATTCCCGACATCACTGTTCACGATGCCGATGTCGCCCGCTTCCTGCTCGGGGAAGATCCCGTTGCGGTCGTGGCGCAGATGGCAAGCTCTGGCCTGGGTGAGGGCGTCGAGGACTCGGCAATGTCCGTGTGGACCATGCCGTCGGGTGCCATGGTGATGAGCCATGAGAGCTTTACGCATCCCTTCGCGGGCTCTGGCCTCGAGGTGCACGGCACGGATGGGTCGATCTTCGCCCGGGATGTCATGACCCAAAACCCGATTGGCTTGGTCGATTTGGTCACCGCTTCCGGACGGGAGGCAATCGAATTCGAGAAGCACGATTTGTACGAGGAGGGCGTGCGCCGCTTTCATGCTGCCGTGGCTGGTGAGGGTGAACCGGCGGCAACCGGCCTCGATGGGGTGAAGTCACTCGCCGTAGCGCTCGCCGTGCGTGATGCCGCAATCCGGGGCGTACGGGTTGACGTCAACTATGGAGGTCTGGTTTGA
- a CDS encoding acyl CoA:acetate/3-ketoacid CoA transferase, which yields MSKLVTPSEAVSRIPDEAVVTVSSSSALGCPDLVLAALGQRFDVEGYPRNLTMLHPIAAGDMYGVKGIDHIAKDGLISRVLAGSYPSGPSNLPMPEIWKMVVENRVEAYNVPSGIMFDMHREAAARRPGVLTRIGLDTFVDPVREGCAMNERASARPIVSRVEFAGETWLHFANIHPDVCILRATTADERGNLTYEHEGAYLGGLEQAIATRNNGGLVIAQVSRVTAAGSLRPHDVRVPGHLVDLVVLDPDQKQTCETPYDPAISGQIMRPWSSFKLAEHGVEKVIARRAALELKAGMTANLGFGISAQVPRILLEEGHPEAVTWAIEQGAVGGMPLTDFAFGCASNADGFMPSPQQFIYFQGGGFDVSFLSFLEVDVEGNVNVSKLGKKPYLTAGCGGFVDITAHAKKIVFSGWFEAGATVDLTEDGIHVRSPGKFTKMVEKVEHVTFSGRRAREQGQDVLYVTERCVMRLTASGLVATEIMPGIEPERDIVVASHGRVKIAPDAHVMSTSLLSMDPMGWAP from the coding sequence TTGAGCAAGCTCGTCACCCCTTCCGAAGCTGTCTCGCGGATCCCGGATGAAGCTGTTGTGACGGTGTCCTCGTCTTCGGCGCTCGGCTGTCCGGATCTCGTCCTCGCTGCCCTGGGGCAACGCTTTGATGTTGAGGGCTATCCGCGCAATCTCACCATGCTGCATCCGATCGCCGCTGGAGACATGTATGGTGTCAAGGGCATCGACCATATCGCGAAAGACGGCCTGATCAGCCGTGTGCTTGCCGGCTCTTATCCATCCGGTCCGTCGAACCTGCCCATGCCAGAGATCTGGAAGATGGTCGTCGAAAACAGGGTCGAGGCCTACAATGTCCCCTCGGGCATCATGTTCGACATGCACCGTGAGGCGGCTGCACGGCGTCCCGGCGTTTTGACGCGGATCGGCCTTGATACTTTCGTCGATCCCGTCCGCGAGGGCTGTGCGATGAATGAAAGAGCATCGGCCCGCCCCATCGTCAGCCGTGTGGAATTCGCCGGCGAAACCTGGCTGCACTTTGCCAACATCCATCCGGATGTCTGCATTCTCAGGGCCACCACTGCCGACGAGCGCGGCAATCTCACCTACGAACACGAGGGAGCCTATCTTGGCGGTCTCGAACAGGCGATCGCGACGCGCAACAATGGCGGTCTCGTCATCGCCCAGGTGAGCCGCGTCACCGCAGCCGGCAGTCTGCGTCCCCATGACGTGCGCGTCCCCGGCCATCTCGTTGACCTCGTCGTCCTGGATCCCGACCAGAAACAGACCTGCGAGACGCCATATGACCCGGCCATATCGGGGCAGATCATGCGGCCCTGGTCGAGCTTCAAGCTGGCCGAACATGGCGTCGAGAAGGTCATCGCCCGCCGAGCCGCACTCGAACTGAAAGCGGGGATGACTGCCAATCTCGGCTTCGGCATCAGCGCGCAGGTGCCGCGCATCCTGCTTGAGGAAGGGCATCCCGAGGCGGTCACCTGGGCAATCGAACAGGGTGCCGTCGGCGGCATGCCGCTCACCGATTTTGCCTTCGGCTGCGCCTCGAATGCCGACGGTTTCATGCCCTCGCCACAGCAGTTCATCTATTTCCAGGGCGGCGGTTTCGACGTGTCTTTCCTGTCCTTCCTGGAGGTGGACGTGGAGGGCAATGTCAATGTCTCGAAGCTTGGCAAGAAGCCCTATCTGACCGCAGGCTGCGGCGGCTTCGTCGACATCACCGCGCATGCGAAGAAGATCGTTTTCTCCGGCTGGTTCGAGGCCGGTGCGACGGTCGACCTAACCGAAGACGGTATCCACGTCCGCAGTCCGGGCAAGTTCACGAAAATGGTGGAGAAGGTCGAACACGTGACCTTCTCCGGCCGCAGAGCCCGTGAGCAGGGGCAGGACGTTCTCTACGTCACCGAGCGTTGCGTGATGCGCCTGACGGCGAGCGGTCTCGTCGCAACCGAGATCATGCCGGGCATTGAACCCGAGCGGGACATCGTCGTTGCCTCGCACGGCCGGGTGAAAATCGCACCGGATGCGCACGTCATGTCGACATCCCTCCTGTCGATGGATCCGATGGGGTGGGCACCATGA
- a CDS encoding enoyl-CoA hydratase/isomerase family protein: MSAVHLEITDGTAEIRLDNPAKLNAFTVEMLAQLADHLDRLDRAQDVRCVIVTAEGERAFCAGADINAWGDLTPAEFARHWVRDGHRIFDRLARLSKPVIAAMAGHAFGGGLELAAACDVRVMTPNATIALPEAHVGIVPGWSGTQRLGRLLPEPVLKEMALFGRRISAERAHAFGFVAEVSANPAETARSMAQAVRGLSPRSVEVAKFMIHAGRGEDRDAMIEALGSAAISASADRDEGVAAFCAKRKPAFSGE; encoded by the coding sequence ATGAGCGCGGTTCACCTGGAGATCACAGACGGGACCGCGGAGATTCGGCTGGATAATCCTGCCAAGCTCAATGCCTTCACCGTCGAAATGCTGGCGCAGCTGGCCGACCATCTCGACCGACTTGATAGGGCGCAGGACGTTCGTTGCGTCATCGTCACGGCTGAAGGCGAGCGGGCCTTCTGCGCAGGGGCCGACATCAACGCCTGGGGCGATCTGACGCCCGCCGAATTCGCCCGGCACTGGGTGCGCGATGGGCACCGCATCTTTGATCGCCTCGCACGATTGTCGAAGCCGGTGATCGCGGCCATGGCGGGTCACGCCTTTGGCGGCGGTCTGGAACTTGCTGCCGCCTGCGATGTCAGGGTCATGACCCCGAACGCGACGATTGCGCTTCCGGAAGCTCATGTCGGCATCGTCCCGGGCTGGTCGGGTACGCAGCGCCTGGGCCGGCTGCTCCCCGAACCGGTCTTGAAGGAGATGGCCCTCTTCGGTCGGCGGATCTCTGCCGAGCGGGCACATGCCTTCGGGTTCGTGGCCGAGGTCTCGGCAAACCCTGCCGAGACGGCCCGAAGCATGGCCCAGGCGGTCCGCGGTCTATCCCCGCGTTCCGTCGAAGTGGCGAAATTCATGATCCATGCGGGCCGGGGCGAAGATCGCGACGCAATGATCGAGGCACTCGGCAGTGCCGCAATTTCGGCCAGTGCCGATCGCGACGAAGGTGTCGCCGCCTTCTGCGCGAAACGCAAACCCGCATTCTCTGGAGAATGA
- a CDS encoding aldehyde dehydrogenase family protein, giving the protein MTMTATVSHPLPEAPFEGRHLIDGIWQESADSATFDRVSPSHGVVVSRSARGGAKETEAAIAAARRAFNGGKWSRATGKERSMFLLRVADLIEANVERMALLETLESGKPISQSRGEVAGAADLWRYAAALARTLHGDSHNSLGEEMLAVVLKEPIGVVSIITPWNFPFWILSQKLPFALAAGCTCVIKPSEMTPSTTVMLGELLVEAGLPAGVVNIVLGFGQPVGALMAEHADVDMVSFTGSTAVGKAISAVASRTLKKVALELGGKNPQVVFPDADLDAAADAITFGVYFNAGECCNSGSRIIVHEDIADALVGKVVALSRKVAFGDPLNPETQVGAIISTTHQQKIAAYVRDAVAAGASLALGGKAVSHPGLPGEFYAPTVVTNVTPDMPIAREEVFGPVLAVLTFKTMEEAVSLVNDASYGLSAGVWSENVHTCLAFARRAEAGTVWTNTWMDGFPEVAFGGFKQSGQGRENGRYGLDEFLEIKSVVMRIGQTRPNWVRGQQDHD; this is encoded by the coding sequence ATGACCATGACCGCGACCGTCTCGCATCCGCTGCCAGAAGCACCCTTCGAAGGCCGCCACCTGATTGACGGCATCTGGCAGGAGAGTGCTGATAGCGCGACCTTCGACAGGGTGTCGCCCTCTCACGGCGTCGTCGTCAGCCGTTCCGCCCGCGGTGGTGCCAAGGAAACCGAAGCCGCGATTGCAGCGGCACGGCGGGCCTTCAATGGTGGCAAGTGGAGCCGCGCGACCGGCAAGGAGCGGTCGATGTTTCTGCTCAGGGTCGCCGATTTGATCGAGGCCAATGTCGAGCGCATGGCGCTGCTCGAAACGCTCGAAAGCGGCAAGCCGATTTCCCAGTCCCGCGGTGAGGTCGCAGGTGCCGCCGACCTCTGGCGTTATGCGGCCGCCCTTGCCCGTACCCTGCATGGCGACAGTCACAATTCACTGGGCGAAGAGATGCTGGCCGTCGTGCTTAAAGAACCGATCGGCGTCGTCTCGATCATCACGCCCTGGAATTTCCCCTTCTGGATTCTCAGTCAGAAGCTGCCATTTGCCCTCGCCGCAGGCTGTACCTGCGTGATCAAGCCGTCGGAAATGACCCCCTCGACGACCGTGATGCTGGGAGAGCTTCTGGTCGAAGCGGGATTGCCTGCCGGCGTCGTCAACATCGTCCTCGGTTTCGGCCAGCCGGTCGGCGCGCTGATGGCGGAACATGCTGATGTCGACATGGTGAGCTTCACCGGGTCGACCGCCGTCGGCAAGGCGATCAGTGCGGTTGCCTCAAGGACACTGAAGAAGGTCGCGCTCGAATTGGGTGGCAAGAACCCGCAGGTCGTCTTCCCGGATGCCGACCTGGATGCTGCTGCCGATGCGATCACCTTCGGCGTCTACTTCAACGCGGGCGAATGCTGCAATTCCGGCAGCCGCATCATCGTGCACGAGGACATTGCGGACGCCCTGGTCGGGAAGGTTGTGGCACTTTCGCGCAAGGTCGCATTCGGCGATCCGCTCAATCCCGAGACCCAGGTCGGTGCGATTATCTCCACGACCCATCAGCAAAAGATCGCGGCCTATGTGCGCGATGCGGTAGCCGCAGGCGCCAGTCTTGCCCTCGGAGGCAAGGCTGTAAGTCACCCTGGCTTGCCTGGCGAGTTCTACGCACCAACCGTGGTCACCAATGTCACACCTGACATGCCGATCGCCCGCGAGGAGGTCTTCGGCCCGGTACTTGCCGTCCTGACCTTCAAGACGATGGAAGAGGCGGTCTCGCTGGTCAACGATGCGTCCTATGGCCTCTCGGCCGGCGTCTGGAGCGAGAACGTGCACACTTGCCTTGCCTTCGCGCGCCGCGCAGAGGCCGGCACCGTCTGGACCAATACCTGGATGGACGGCTTTCCGGAGGTTGCCTTCGGCGGTTTCAAGCAGAGCGGGCAGGGCCGCGAGAATGGCCGCTACGGCCTTGATGAATTCCTGGAGATCAAATCCGTCGTGATGCGCATTGGCCAGACGAGGCCAAATTGGGTCAGGGGCCAGCAGGACCATGATTGA
- a CDS encoding substrate-binding domain-containing protein, giving the protein MRETTTRASEKRSKQGSPSRPTLKTVAEAAGIAVTTVSRALAGDPLISITTRERVREIAGALGYVPDRAAQRLKTGRTNVIGVLLDPHEEILGFGTSLLYGVTKALKGTPYHLIVMPNFLDESNIEAVEHIIRNNLADGLIFTRTETLDPRVRLLSEKDFPFVSHGRTEFATEHPFVDYDNYAFAYEAARRLIAKGRRKLTIILPPRRLTFSQHMLHGFMTAVREAGIPFELADGINHDSKAGVVRDYFRHRLDRPDPPDAIICPGEVSAMAAITGLADGGWSLGSEYDIVAKQTSQLLTDIQPGVDTIYEDLTEAGEHLAKLLLQRISGADVNILQKILT; this is encoded by the coding sequence GTGCGCGAGACCACGACCAGAGCATCCGAAAAACGAAGCAAGCAGGGATCGCCATCCAGGCCGACGCTCAAGACCGTGGCCGAAGCCGCAGGGATCGCCGTCACCACCGTATCGAGAGCGCTTGCCGGTGACCCTTTGATCAGCATCACGACGCGCGAGCGTGTTCGTGAAATCGCGGGGGCTTTGGGCTATGTGCCGGATAGAGCAGCGCAGCGCCTGAAGACCGGGCGGACAAACGTCATCGGCGTGCTCCTCGATCCGCACGAGGAAATTCTCGGCTTCGGAACTTCGCTTCTCTACGGCGTGACCAAGGCGCTGAAAGGCACGCCGTACCACCTGATCGTCATGCCGAACTTCCTTGACGAATCGAACATTGAAGCCGTCGAGCACATCATCCGAAACAACCTCGCTGATGGCCTGATCTTCACACGTACCGAGACGCTCGACCCCCGCGTTCGCCTCCTGAGCGAAAAGGACTTTCCCTTCGTCAGCCATGGCAGGACCGAATTTGCGACGGAACACCCCTTCGTCGATTACGACAACTATGCCTTCGCCTATGAGGCCGCCCGCCGGCTGATTGCCAAGGGCCGCCGGAAATTGACGATCATCCTGCCTCCCAGGCGACTGACTTTCAGCCAACACATGCTGCATGGCTTCATGACGGCTGTCCGCGAAGCCGGAATACCGTTTGAACTCGCGGACGGGATCAACCATGACTCGAAAGCCGGCGTCGTGAGGGACTATTTCCGGCATCGCCTCGACCGTCCCGACCCGCCGGACGCCATAATATGCCCGGGCGAAGTCTCGGCCATGGCCGCGATTACCGGACTTGCAGATGGCGGCTGGTCGCTCGGATCGGAATACGACATCGTCGCCAAGCAGACCTCGCAACTTCTTACCGATATTCAGCCCGGCGTGGACACGATCTACGAGGATCTCACGGAGGCCGGCGAGCATCTGGCCAAGCTGCTGCTCCAAAGGATTTCCGGCGCGGACGTGAACATCCTGCAGAAAATACTGACATAA